A genome region from Yoonia vestfoldensis includes the following:
- the ybgF gene encoding tol-pal system protein YbgF, producing MMLHRILAVCAVLLAPLPAAAQDQTLADIRQQLTALYIDVQRLRTELSTTGSVPTMIAGATPLDRLDAIEAELQRLTSKAEELEFRVNRITVDGTNRIGDLEFRLCELETTCDIADLGDTPSLGGVDNSAGVPVANPPPATGGPAVAIGEQDDIRRAQEALAAGDFRGAVDQLSAFGATYPGSPLAPEAAFIRGQALEALGENTGAARAFLESFSADPTGQRAAQSLVRLGASLGAIGQTQDACLTLAEVGVRFPGNPAIADAQTAMQNLGCQ from the coding sequence ACGCTGGCGGATATCCGCCAGCAATTGACCGCGCTTTATATTGATGTGCAGCGGCTGCGCACTGAATTATCCACGACCGGCAGCGTGCCCACTATGATTGCGGGCGCGACCCCGCTGGACCGGCTGGACGCGATCGAGGCAGAGCTGCAGCGCCTGACCTCCAAGGCCGAAGAGCTGGAATTTCGCGTCAACCGCATCACCGTGGATGGCACGAACCGTATCGGTGATCTGGAATTCCGGCTGTGCGAGCTGGAAACAACATGCGACATCGCCGATCTGGGCGATACGCCGTCGCTGGGTGGCGTGGATAATTCGGCCGGCGTGCCTGTCGCCAACCCGCCGCCTGCCACGGGCGGCCCGGCCGTTGCAATCGGCGAACAAGACGATATCCGGCGGGCGCAGGAGGCGCTCGCCGCAGGTGACTTTCGCGGCGCCGTGGATCAGCTATCGGCCTTTGGCGCGACCTATCCGGGAAGCCCGCTAGCGCCCGAGGCTGCCTTTATCCGCGGTCAGGCGCTGGAGGCTTTGGGCGAAAACACCGGCGCGGCCCGCGCCTTTCTGGAAAGCTTTTCGGCAGATCCCACAGGCCAGCGCGCCGCGCAATCGCTGGTCCGGCTTGGGGCGTCGCTGGGAGCGATCGGGCAGACGCAGGATGCCTGCCTGACGCTGGCCGAAGTGGGGGTGCGCTTTCCGGGCAATCCCGCCATCGCGGATGCGCAGACGGCGATGCAAAATCTGGGATGCCAGTAG